In the Daphnia pulicaria isolate SC F1-1A chromosome 2, SC_F0-13Bv2, whole genome shotgun sequence genome, one interval contains:
- the LOC124327007 gene encoding uncharacterized protein LOC124327007 isoform X1: protein MVEVINATISQEESDSKSDFYQVLKACLDSPNSTYKDKVYALSKAWESFSASSIQYSEVIPFLYNDTIMIVLQFEWGKLRKSCKSHLNTSLQNAASNLVSSNTHAFHLCLRSLRIVNNPWNYPIVTKITNGTPISEPEGRDFFLTEMPILMNARLDRICWDDKCKDLALKLVAFYRKCFQDSKNILEPHCSVVCRQMWLDLHVALLYICDEKVDEIVNMLEKHFSEGLDIVKRLVGRTSQSHAPSKRSSGINRIWREHGMETAEFTSQWLLSTAFIRCPPPKCLASLVIQHVNLQKKLGKSSLDIIKSLHALLDKDQLKKLMTSAHMYVFCATLFDKFGDDFKSFCIEFYVKAVIVDLNYLEKQKWDPKTGGVKSDEISLAAVFSKLAELVHVDIRICKEMALAAFSLHPTQERFDKLVELAVADQAVKGKSPSPISNDPCPLITKDVKVPTEMDEIELESTSTQEEENKSPYTDLAAATLGLSEGIIQELGVIVDGVRWEVLTWNIGWKQLEPLCRRYMNDKETMRSVTNELNFLKIDYSQFKDMPRPERGVYWGIEKGYENCLELAVAVPKRKSPSLKADPRRSKSKKSSSKKKGSRNSPSDVRSKGSEELKRKTWMRRTTLALKSSSESEKSMDLNNSKTSSENVPDGVKRSARIQASKRTSTEVTRDSASLVKRLREIRLDFGMTNKWRYLSPKSPTTKTQQSRKVSSYRLVANHFAPMLSTLNMQPKVVLTRTTMNSTTHFIQEPSSTSKMSTEASEYCHPWIPIENIKKEYLGVEKMKRKSVTGVTSFDEPQASPIPVVQLHNRRRSVKLRNSNESSNVCEKETLVEDNKLSSFFTTDGLQKRVESDAGPSVVHLNCLGKNLSSTPLPRIRHVSHHSESGNGSAVLEPDLAFATSSASGMGKRSRIHESVACADSVPSVIEQSSNVPNVDDIQERSTAQSQLNNAEPNGSTITSLRRKRVRGVPRSSNPGRGDGMAASNISVSSISSLSSDTNSPYRGALNVTDNLSLTFE from the exons ATGGTTGAAGTAATAAATGCTACGATATCTCAAGAAGAAAGTGATTCCAAGTCAGACTTTTATCAG GTTCTGAAAGCCTGCCTTGACTCTCCCAACAGCACATACAAGGATAAAGTGTATGCACTTAGTAAAGCCTGGGAGAGCTTCTCAGCATCTAGCATCCAGTATTCCGAAGTGATTCCTTTTTTATACAA TGATACTAttatgattgttttacaatttgAATGGGGTAAACTGAGAAAATCATGCAAAAGCCATCTTAACACCAGCCTTCAAAATGCTGCGTCCAATCTCGTTTCTTCGAACACACATGCCTTCCATCTGTGTCTTCGTTCACTACGCATTGTCAATAATCCTTGGAATTACCCGATTGtgacaaaaattacaaatggtACACCAATCAGTGAACCTGAAG GGCGTGATTTCTTCTTAACAGAAATGCCAATTTTGATGAACGCTCGCCTGGACAGAATATGCTGGGATGACAAGTGTAAAGACCTTGCACTAAAACTAGTTGCCTTCTacagaaaatgttttcaagaTTCAAAGAATATCCTGGAGCCTCATTGCTCAGTGGTGTGCCGACAAATGTGGTTAGATTTGCACGTGGCCCTACTCTACATTTGTGATGAAAAAGTGGATGAGATTGTCAACATgttagaaaaacatttttcggaAGGGTTGGATATAGTAAAGCGTCTTGTCGGCAGGACATCGCAAAGCCACGCTCCAAGCAAGAGAAGTAGTGGAATCAACCGAATTTGGCGCGAACATGGTATGGAGACGGCCGAGTTTACTAGTCAGTGGTTACTTAGCACTGCTTTCATCAGATGTCCTCCACCAAAGTGCCTAGCATCACTAGTCATTCAGCATGTCAATCTACAAAAGAAGCTCGGCAAATCTAGTCTAGACATAATCAAGAGTCTGCATGCTTTATTGGACAAAGATCAATTGAAGAAGCTGATGACTTCGGCTCACATGTATGTCTTCTGCGCAACCCTTTTCGATAAG tttGGGGATGATTTCAAGTCGTTTTGTATAGAATTCTACGTCAAAGCCGTGATTGTTGATCTCAACTACCTTGAAAAGCAAAAATGGGATCCAAAAACAGGTGGAGTGAAGAGTGATGAAATCAGTTTAGCTGCTGTGTTCTCCAAATTAGCTGAGCTGGTGCACGTCGACATCCGAATTTGCAAAGAAATGGCATTGGCAGCTTTCTCACTTCACCCTACTCAGGAACGTTTCGACAAGTTGGTAGAACTAGCAGTAGCTGATCAAGCCGTGAAAGGAAAATCGCCATCTCCCATTAGCAACGATCCTTGTCCGTTGATTACCAAGGATGTCAAAGTACCCACTGAAATGGATGAGATTGAGCTTGAAAGTACAAGTACTCAGGAGGAGGAAAATAAGTCACCCTACACCGACTTGGCTGCAGCCACTTTGGGTCTTTCGGAAGGAATTATCCAAGAACTTGGCGTTATCGTGGATGGTGTGCGATGGGAAGTGCTAACTTGGAATATTGGATGGAAGCAGTTAGAGCCTCTTTGTCGACGTTACATGAACGACAAGGAAACTATGCGTTCTGTCACCAATGAACTTAATTTCCTTAAAATTGATTACAGCCAGTTTAAAGATATGCCAAGGCCGGAACGCGGTGTTTACTGGGGAATTGAAAAAGGCTATGAAAACTGTTTAGAACTAGCAGTGGCAGTTCCCAAGAGAAAAAGTCCTAGTTTGAAAGCTGATCCAAGGCGAAGTAAATCGAAGAAATCATCTTCGAAGAAAAAGGGTTCTCGAAATTCTCCGTCGGATGTGCGCTCTAAAGGCAGTGAAGAGCTGAAAAGGAAGACTTGGATGAGACGGACTACCCTTGCGCTCAAATCTTCGTCAGAATCGGAAAAAAGCATGGATTTGAACAATTCCAAGACGAGTTCTGAAAATGTCCCTGATGGTGTCAAACGGTCCGCGAGGATTCAAGCTAGCAAG cGAACCAGCACTGAAGTTACTCGTGATTCAGCTTCTTTGGTAAAAAGATTGCGGGAAATTCGACTTGATTTTGGCATGACCAACAAGTGGCGATATCTTTCTCCAAAGTCACCAACTACCAAAACTCAGCAGTCTCGCAAAGTGTCGTCATATCGTCTAGTCGCCAATCATTTTGCGCCCATGCTCAGTACCCTCAATATGCAGCCCAAGGTCGTTCTGACGAGAACAACTATGAACTCGACAACACATTTCATCCAGGAACCAAGCAGTACAAGCAAAATGTCCACAGAAGCTTCCGAATATTGCCACCCCTGGATTCCGATAGAAAATATTAAGAAAGAGTACCTGGGAgtcgaaaaaatgaaacgaaaaagtGTCACAGGTGTCACAAGTTTTGATGAACCCCAG GCCAGCCCGATTCCTGTTGTGCAGTTACACAATCGACGCAGAAGTGTTAAATTACGTAATTCCAATGAAAGCAGTAACGTCTGTGAGAAGGAAACGCTAGTCGAAGATAATaaattgtcatcatttttcacTACTGATGGTCTTCAGAAGCGTGTGGAAAGTGATGCAGGACCATCTGTAGTCCATCTGAATTGTCTTGGAAAAAATCTCTCCTCAACTCCATTACCTCGCATCCGCCATGTTTCCCATCATTCAGAAAGTGGCAATGGCAGTGCTGTGTTGGAACCGGATTTAGCGTTTGCAACTTCCAGTGCGTCTGGCATGGGAAAAAGATCTAGAATCCATGAATCAGTAGCTTGTGCGGATAGTGTGCCGTCCGTCATTGAACAATCGTCGAACGTTCCAAATGTGGACGACATCCAAGAAAGATCAACGGCTCAGTCGCAGCTGAATAATGCAGAACCCAATGGATCGACGATAACTTCACTGAGGAGAAAGCGGGTCAGAGGAGTACCCAGGTCGTCCAATCCAGGAAGAGGTGATGGAATGGCTGCATCCAATATTTCAGTTTCAAGCATCTCATCGCTTTCATCGGATACCAACTCTCCCTATCGAGGTGCGTTAAATGTAACTGATAATTTATCATTGACGTTTGAGTAG
- the LOC124327007 gene encoding uncharacterized protein LOC124327007 isoform X2, with amino-acid sequence MVEVINATISQEESDSKSDFYQVLKACLDSPNSTYKDKVYALSKAWESFSASSIQYSEVIPFLYNDTIMIVLQFEWGKLRKSCKSHLNTSLQNAASNLVSSNTHAFHLCLRSLRIVNNPWNYPIVTKITNGTPISEPEGRDFFLTEMPILMNARLDRICWDDKCKDLALKLVAFYRKCFQDSKNILEPHCSVVCRQMWLDLHVALLYICDEKVDEIVNMLEKHFSEGLDIVKRLVGRTSQSHAPSKRSSGINRIWREHGMETAEFTSQWLLSTAFIRCPPPKCLASLVIQHVNLQKKLGKSSLDIIKSLHALLDKDQLKKLMTSAHMYVFCATLFDKFGDDFKSFCIEFYVKAVIVDLNYLEKQKWDPKTGGVKSDEISLAAVFSKLAELVHVDIRICKEMALAAFSLHPTQERFDKLVELAVADQAVKGKSPSPISNDPCPLITKDVKVPTEMDEIELESTSTQEEENKSPYTDLAAATLGLSEGIIQELGVIVDGVRWEVLTWNIGWKQLEPLCRRYMNDKETMRSVTNELNFLKIDYSQFKDMPRPERGVYWGIEKGYENCLELAVAVPKRKSPSLKADPRRSKSKKSSSKKKGSRNSPSDVRSKGSEELKRKTWMRRTTLALKSSSESEKSMDLNNSKTSSENVPDGVKRSARIQASKRTSTEVTRDSASLVKRLREIRLDFGMTNKWRYLSPKSPTTKTQQSRKVSSYRLVANHFAPMLSTLNMQPKVVLTRTTMNSTTHFIQEPSSTSKMSTEASEYCHPWIPIENIKKEYLGVEKMKRKSVTGVTSFDEPQASPIPVVQLHNRRRSVKLRNSNESSNVCEKETLVEDNKLSSFFTTDGLQKRVESDAGPSVVHLNCLGKNLSSTPLPRIRHVSHHSESGNGSAVLEPDLAFATSSASGMGKRSRIHESVACADSVPSVIEQSSNVPNVDDIQERSTAQSQLNNAEPNGSTITSLRRKRVRGVPRSSNPGRGDGMAASNISVSSISSLSSDTNSPYRVSYTDVCDQS; translated from the exons ATGGTTGAAGTAATAAATGCTACGATATCTCAAGAAGAAAGTGATTCCAAGTCAGACTTTTATCAG GTTCTGAAAGCCTGCCTTGACTCTCCCAACAGCACATACAAGGATAAAGTGTATGCACTTAGTAAAGCCTGGGAGAGCTTCTCAGCATCTAGCATCCAGTATTCCGAAGTGATTCCTTTTTTATACAA TGATACTAttatgattgttttacaatttgAATGGGGTAAACTGAGAAAATCATGCAAAAGCCATCTTAACACCAGCCTTCAAAATGCTGCGTCCAATCTCGTTTCTTCGAACACACATGCCTTCCATCTGTGTCTTCGTTCACTACGCATTGTCAATAATCCTTGGAATTACCCGATTGtgacaaaaattacaaatggtACACCAATCAGTGAACCTGAAG GGCGTGATTTCTTCTTAACAGAAATGCCAATTTTGATGAACGCTCGCCTGGACAGAATATGCTGGGATGACAAGTGTAAAGACCTTGCACTAAAACTAGTTGCCTTCTacagaaaatgttttcaagaTTCAAAGAATATCCTGGAGCCTCATTGCTCAGTGGTGTGCCGACAAATGTGGTTAGATTTGCACGTGGCCCTACTCTACATTTGTGATGAAAAAGTGGATGAGATTGTCAACATgttagaaaaacatttttcggaAGGGTTGGATATAGTAAAGCGTCTTGTCGGCAGGACATCGCAAAGCCACGCTCCAAGCAAGAGAAGTAGTGGAATCAACCGAATTTGGCGCGAACATGGTATGGAGACGGCCGAGTTTACTAGTCAGTGGTTACTTAGCACTGCTTTCATCAGATGTCCTCCACCAAAGTGCCTAGCATCACTAGTCATTCAGCATGTCAATCTACAAAAGAAGCTCGGCAAATCTAGTCTAGACATAATCAAGAGTCTGCATGCTTTATTGGACAAAGATCAATTGAAGAAGCTGATGACTTCGGCTCACATGTATGTCTTCTGCGCAACCCTTTTCGATAAG tttGGGGATGATTTCAAGTCGTTTTGTATAGAATTCTACGTCAAAGCCGTGATTGTTGATCTCAACTACCTTGAAAAGCAAAAATGGGATCCAAAAACAGGTGGAGTGAAGAGTGATGAAATCAGTTTAGCTGCTGTGTTCTCCAAATTAGCTGAGCTGGTGCACGTCGACATCCGAATTTGCAAAGAAATGGCATTGGCAGCTTTCTCACTTCACCCTACTCAGGAACGTTTCGACAAGTTGGTAGAACTAGCAGTAGCTGATCAAGCCGTGAAAGGAAAATCGCCATCTCCCATTAGCAACGATCCTTGTCCGTTGATTACCAAGGATGTCAAAGTACCCACTGAAATGGATGAGATTGAGCTTGAAAGTACAAGTACTCAGGAGGAGGAAAATAAGTCACCCTACACCGACTTGGCTGCAGCCACTTTGGGTCTTTCGGAAGGAATTATCCAAGAACTTGGCGTTATCGTGGATGGTGTGCGATGGGAAGTGCTAACTTGGAATATTGGATGGAAGCAGTTAGAGCCTCTTTGTCGACGTTACATGAACGACAAGGAAACTATGCGTTCTGTCACCAATGAACTTAATTTCCTTAAAATTGATTACAGCCAGTTTAAAGATATGCCAAGGCCGGAACGCGGTGTTTACTGGGGAATTGAAAAAGGCTATGAAAACTGTTTAGAACTAGCAGTGGCAGTTCCCAAGAGAAAAAGTCCTAGTTTGAAAGCTGATCCAAGGCGAAGTAAATCGAAGAAATCATCTTCGAAGAAAAAGGGTTCTCGAAATTCTCCGTCGGATGTGCGCTCTAAAGGCAGTGAAGAGCTGAAAAGGAAGACTTGGATGAGACGGACTACCCTTGCGCTCAAATCTTCGTCAGAATCGGAAAAAAGCATGGATTTGAACAATTCCAAGACGAGTTCTGAAAATGTCCCTGATGGTGTCAAACGGTCCGCGAGGATTCAAGCTAGCAAG cGAACCAGCACTGAAGTTACTCGTGATTCAGCTTCTTTGGTAAAAAGATTGCGGGAAATTCGACTTGATTTTGGCATGACCAACAAGTGGCGATATCTTTCTCCAAAGTCACCAACTACCAAAACTCAGCAGTCTCGCAAAGTGTCGTCATATCGTCTAGTCGCCAATCATTTTGCGCCCATGCTCAGTACCCTCAATATGCAGCCCAAGGTCGTTCTGACGAGAACAACTATGAACTCGACAACACATTTCATCCAGGAACCAAGCAGTACAAGCAAAATGTCCACAGAAGCTTCCGAATATTGCCACCCCTGGATTCCGATAGAAAATATTAAGAAAGAGTACCTGGGAgtcgaaaaaatgaaacgaaaaagtGTCACAGGTGTCACAAGTTTTGATGAACCCCAG GCCAGCCCGATTCCTGTTGTGCAGTTACACAATCGACGCAGAAGTGTTAAATTACGTAATTCCAATGAAAGCAGTAACGTCTGTGAGAAGGAAACGCTAGTCGAAGATAATaaattgtcatcatttttcacTACTGATGGTCTTCAGAAGCGTGTGGAAAGTGATGCAGGACCATCTGTAGTCCATCTGAATTGTCTTGGAAAAAATCTCTCCTCAACTCCATTACCTCGCATCCGCCATGTTTCCCATCATTCAGAAAGTGGCAATGGCAGTGCTGTGTTGGAACCGGATTTAGCGTTTGCAACTTCCAGTGCGTCTGGCATGGGAAAAAGATCTAGAATCCATGAATCAGTAGCTTGTGCGGATAGTGTGCCGTCCGTCATTGAACAATCGTCGAACGTTCCAAATGTGGACGACATCCAAGAAAGATCAACGGCTCAGTCGCAGCTGAATAATGCAGAACCCAATGGATCGACGATAACTTCACTGAGGAGAAAGCGGGTCAGAGGAGTACCCAGGTCGTCCAATCCAGGAAGAGGTGATGGAATGGCTGCATCCAATATTTCAGTTTCAAGCATCTCATCGCTTTCATCGGATACCAACTCTCCCTATCGAG tttcttatACTGATGTGTGTGACCAGAGCTGA